The DNA sequence CGCCGGCAGGTCGACGAGGCCGCCGGGCGTCACCTCGCCCGCGGTGAGGTGGTCCGGCGCGGGAGTGGGCTCGGCGCCTGACGGGCGGCGGTCGACCAGGTACCGCACCAGGCTTCGCCCGAGGATCAGCAGCACGATCGCGACGACGACCACGACCACGACCGCGATCCAGGTCGTGTTGCCGCCGCCGGCGTCCTCGGGCGGCAGCGGCGGAGGGGTTGGCGCGGGCGGGGGTGAGACGGTCGGCGCCGCGCCGAAGTCGATGTCGAGGGCGGGGAGCCGGATGCGCCAGGGCGTCCCGGCGCCCGCGGCGAGCACCACGAGCGCGAGCAGCACGACGGCGCCGACTGCTGGAACCGCTCGGCTGCGCACGCGGTGATCGTAGTCATGCCGTTGGCCGAGGCGAACGGCCAGCAGGCGCACGCGCTTGCTCAGGCGCCCGTGGGACGCGCGCGCATCGCCTCGGCGTGGACGCCCGCAACCGCCGCGGCGACGAACGCGGCGGGGTCGGCGTCGAGCCCGCGGCCCATGGTCGACAGGCGTGCGGGCGAGTCCGCGAGCGCCGCGAGCAGGTCGGCGTCCGCGGGGACGTCGATCAGCCGGTGCCGGTCGGCGAGGGCTGCGGCCTGGGCGCGCAGGCGCCGGGTGAGCGGGGCGCCCCAGGCGGGGTGGGCTTCGAGGGCGGGTGTGGGGACGGGCACGGGGACGTCGGCCGGGCGCAGGGCGACGCGCCCGTAGGCGGTCAAGGAGTGGTGCGAGACGCCGCGGTGCCGGTCGCGGGGGTCGGCGCCCGAGACGCGCAGCGACGCGACGGGACGCCCGCCGAGCACGGCGGCGGCGTTGACGGCCTCGCCCGCGGCGACGCCCGAGAAGCCCCAGCGGGTCCCCGTGCCGAGGTTGCCGGGTCCTTGGGCGACGACGACAAGGTCGGCGCGGGTGACGTGGTGGGCGGCGAGCAGGCCGGTGTGGACGGTGACCGCCTCCAGGTCGCCGCCGAAGGACTGCCCGACGGTGATGGTGGCGGCGAGCCAGTCGTGCTCGCGCAGTGTGGCGATGGTGCGGGAGAACGCGGCGGGCAGGGCGCCGCCGTCGGTCATGACGTAGGCGACGCGCGGCGCGGGGCGCCCGGCCTGGCGCGCGGACCAGCGCGCGGCGGCGACGATGGCGGGCAGGGCCGAGTGCAGGTCGGCAACGACGACGGGCATCGCGTCCAGGTCGTCGGCCTCGCGCAGCGTCTCGTGGTGGGGTGACTCCTGCTCGTCGACGCCCAGCACCATCGCCTGCAGCGGTGTGTAGCGCGCCTTGACGAGGTGCCCCGGGCCGGGCTCGGGGTCGGCGGGCAGGGCGCCGGTGGGTCCGACGACGAGCGCGTAGCCGCCGGTGCCGAGTCCGCGGGCGAGCGCGGAGCAGTTGAGCAGCAGCCGGTCTCCCGGGGCGGGGTCACCGACCAGGGCCGTGTAGGCGAGCGCGCGCACACGCACACGCTCGGCGCCGTCGGCCGCGGTCAGCGGCGCGGCGAGGTCGAGGTCGAGCTCGCGGGCGCGGTCGGGGCCCTCGCCCCAGGTCGCCCCGCGCGACACCACGGTGCCGGTTCGCCAGGTGATCACGCGTGGCAGGCTACCGGCGGATAGCCTCGTCCCGATGTCCGACGACCTTTCCCTCCCCGCCCCGACGACGCTGAGCGTCCCCCCGGCCGAGCGCCTGCTGAACCTGGTGATCGCGCTGGTGAACACGAGCGCGTCGATGACCAAGCAGCAGATCCGCCGCGGTGTCGCCGGGTACGGGGACGCCGCCTCGCTCGACGCGTTCGAGCGGATGTTCGAGCGTGACAAGGACACGCTGCGCGGTCTGGGCGTGCCGATTGTCACCGTCGACGCCGGCGGGCACAGCGACGACGTGGGCTACCGCATCGACAACGAGGCGTACGCGCTGCCGCCGGTCGACCTGACCCCGGCCGAGCTGGGGGTGCTGGCGCTGGCGGCGCAGCTGTGGGGCGACAAGTCGCTGCGCACCGACACCTCGCGCGCCATGACCAAACTGCGCGCCGCGGGTCCCGCGCTGGTCGAGGCGGACGCCCTGGCGGGGTTGGCGCCGCGCGTGCGGGCCGTGGGCGACGCGTACGGTCCGCTGCTGGACGCGGTGACGCAACGGCGCACGGTCCGCTTCCGCTACCGGGCGGCGAACACCGGCGTCGTCGCGGAGCGGCGGGTCGAGCCGTGGCGCATCGCGGCGCGCGGCGGCGGCTGGTACCTGGTGGGCCGCGACCTGGACCGCGCGGCGCCGCGCGTGTTCCGCCTCTCGCGCATCGAGGGCAAGGTGCGCGTCGGCGCGCAGCCCGAGGCGTTCGAGATGCCCGCGCACGTCGACGTCGACGCGGCCCTCGGCGCCACGGGCCAGGTGCGCGCCGCGGTGCTGGCCGTCGTGCCCGAGCGCGCCTCGGCCGTGCGGGCGCGCGCGGTCGCGCCGCCCGACGCCGCCGCACCGGCCCCCGCGGCCGTGCCCGACGGCCGCGACGTCGTCGCCGTGCCGTTCACGTCCGTGACCACGCTCGCCGAGGAGCTCGCCGGGTACGCCGACGCCGTCATGGTGCTCGCCCCGCCCGAGCTGCGCGGCGAGGTGGTGCGCCTGCTGCGGGCCGCCGCCCGCCTCGACTCCCTGGAGGCTCCCCGTGCCTGAGCGCGCCGACGACCGCCTGGTGCGGCTCCTGGGCCTGGTCGCCTTCCTCGACGGGCACGGTCCCGTGCCCGTGCCCGAGCTCGCCGAGCGCTTCGGCGTCTCCGAGCGGCAGATCCACGACGACGTCGACCAACTGTGGGTCACCGGCACGCCCGGGTACTGGCCCGAGGACCTCATCGACTTCGACGCCGACGCCGTCGAGCGTGGCGTGGTGCGCCTGACCAACGCGCGCGGGCTGACCCGGCCGCTGCGGCTCGGCACCCGTGAGGCCGTCGCGCTGGTCGCGGCGCTGCGCGCCCTGCTGGAGTCCCCGCCCGTGCAGGCCGACCCAGAGCGCGTCCGCCTCGTGCGCTCGGCGCTCGACAAGCTCTCGACCGCGACGGGGGAGGCCGCGAGCGCCGTCGACGTGCGCCTGACGCGCGACGGCGACCCCCAGGTGCTGCAGTCCGTCACGGCGGCGCTGGCGGCGCGGCGACGCCTGCGGATCCGATACGTGACCGCCGGTGACGTGGTGGGGGAGCGCGATGTGGACCCGGCGCGGCTGCTGACGCAGGACGGCGCGGGGTACCTGCTGGCGTGGTGCCACCGCGCGCACGGGCGGCGCACGTTCCGCCTCGACCGGGTGCTGGCCGCGACGGTGCTGGACGCGCCGGTCGACGCCGCGCTCGTCGCGCAGGCCGACCGGGACGTGGACGTGGCGCGGTCGGCGGCGGCCGGCGACGGCGAGACCCCGACCGTGACCGTGACGTTCGCCTCGCCCGCCCGATGGCTGGCCGAGGAGGTGCCCTCGGAGTCGGTCACCGAACTCGACGGCGGGGCGTTCGCGCTGCGGCTGCGCGTGACGAACCCGGCGTGGCTGCGCGGTCTGCTGCTGGCCGTGGCGCCGCTCGTGCTGGCCGTCGACCCGCCCGAGGTGGCGGGGGACGTCGCGGCGGCGGCGCGGGCGGCGCTGGCGGCCTACGGCGATCCGGGCCCGCAATAGGGTGGGCGGCATGTGGTGGCTCGTGTGGGGTGTGCTCGTCGTCGGGACGCTGGTCGGCGCGTTCTTCCTGGGCCGTGACCTGTGGCGCAAGGCGGTCCGGCTGGGGCACGCCCTGGGCGCGGCCTCCCAAGAGCTCGGCGACGCCTCGGCCCGCGTGGCCGACGCCGTCGAGCGGGCGCAGGCCAACCCCGCCGACACCAGTCCCACGGTCTTCGACGACATCACCGAACTGCGTCAGCGGGTCGCCGAGCAGCGCTCGGCCCGGGCCGAGCGCGCCGCCGCGCGCCGCGAGCGACAGCTCGCCACGGCCCGCGGTTGGTCGGTCGAGGCGTGGCTCGCGCAGCGTGAGCGAGCCAGGAGCGTTTCGTCCGAACCGCCCCGTTGACCGCGTAGGATCGGCCGCACGAGCCGGGCGTGCTTGGCGCCGGCCGCCGGAGGAGGAGCCCCCCATGTTGCGCAACGGCCTACAGGCCTGGCACATCATCGTCCTGCTGGTCATCATCGTCCTGCTGTTCGGGGCGAACCGGCTGCCCGGGATGGCCAAGAGCGTGGGCGAGTCGCTCAAGATCTTCAAGCGCGAGATCAAGGACCTCTCCGAGGACGACAAGCCGGCCGACAAGCCCGCCGATCCGAGCGAGCCGAAGGCGTAACCCATGGCAGGCGCCCCCCGTGACCCCGAGGGGAGGATGCCGCTGCGCGAACACCTGCTCGAACTGCGCAAGCGTCTGTTCCTCGCTGCCTGCGGCCTCGTCGTCGGCGCGATCGGCGGCTGGTTCCTCTACGCGCCGCTGCTGGAGGTGCTGCGCCGCCCGCTCGACCTCGCCGCCTCAGCCCAGGGCAAGCAGATCTCCCTGAACTTCACCGCGCTCGGCTCACCGCTCGACATGCAGATCAAGGCGGCCCTGTTCCTGGCCGCGATCGTCACCGCGCCGTGGTGGCTCTACCAACTGTGGGCGTTCGTCACCCCCGGCCTGACCCGGCGCGAGCGCGTCTACGCCTACGGGTTCGTGGGCGCCTCGGTGCCGCTGTTCTGCGCGGGACTCCTGCTGGCCTGGTGGGTGCTGCCGCACGCCGTCGACCTGCTCACCGACTTCATCCCGCAGGGCGCCTCTGGCCTGTTCACCGCGCAGGAGTACCTGACGTTCGTGATGCGGCTCCTGCTCGCCTTCGGGCTGGCGTTCGTGCTGCCCGTGCTCCTGGTCGGGCTCAACCTCGTCGGGGTGCTGCGCCACGAGACGCTCGCCAAGGGCTGGCGGTGGGCGGTGCTCATCGCGTTCGTCTTCGCGGCCATCATGACCCCCACCCCCGACCCCTGGACGATGATCCTCGTGGCGACGCCGATCTGCGCCCTGTACTTCGGCGCGCTCGGCGTCGCCGCGCTGCACGACAGGCGCGTGGACCGACGGCGCGTCGCCGCCGCCGCCTGAGCCGGGTACGGTGTCCGCCGTGCCCGGCCCCACACCGCTCGCCCCCACCGCCCCTGTCGGCGCGCCCCAGCGCCTCGGCGTCGTCGTCAACCCCACCGCCGGCAAGGGGCGCGGCGAGCGCGTCGGGCGCGACGTCGTCGACCGCCTCGCCGCGACCGGGCACGACGTGTGGGATCTGTCGGGGCACAGCGCCGACCTCGCGCTCGAGCACACCCGCCGCGGCCTGGCCGACGGGCTCGACGCCCTCATCGTCGTGGGCGGCGACGGCATGGTGCACCTGGGCGTGCAGGCCGTCGCCGGAACCGCCATCCCGCTCGGCGTCGTGGCCGTGGGCACCGGCAACGACTTCGCGACGACGCTGGGCCTGCCCGTGCGCGAGGCCACACCTGCGCTCGACACCCTGCTGGCCGCGCTCGACGCCGGCGAGGCCGGTGTGCGCGCCGTCGACGCGATCCGCGTCACGGGCGACGGTCTGAGCAGCCGCAAACAGGCCGGAGAGTCGCTGCGCTGGGTCGCCGGCGCCGTGTCCGCCGGCCTGGACGCCGCCGTCAACGAGCGCGCCAACGCCATGCTGCGCCCCCGCGGCGAGGCCCGCTACGTCGTGGCCGCGCTGCGCGAGATCGCCGGATACCGGGCCTGGCACTACCACCTGACGTTCGAGCACACCCAGGGCGACGACGCGGCCATCGACGCGCTGCGCAGCCTGCCCGGCTTCACCGACCTGGGCCCCGAGGCCGACGGCGACGGGCGGCGCCTGCGCTGGGACTCCCGCGGCGCGCTCGTCACCGCGTCCAACGGCGCCACCATCGGCGGCGGCATCCCCGTCGCGCCCCACGCCGCGATCGACGACGGCCTGCTCGACATCGTCGTGGCGGGCGACGTCGGCCGCGGCGGCGCCTCGGTGCTGTTCCCCCAGATCCTCGCCGGTGGACGGCACCTGGGCCATCCGCTCGTGCGCGTCGTGCGCGCCCGCGCCCTCGACATCCAGCCAGGCGACGGGCACATCCCGTCGGCCTTCGGCGACGGCGAGCACCTCGGCGCCCTGCCACTGCGCGCCGAGCTCGTCCCCGGTGCGCTGAGGGTGCTCACCACGCGCTTAGGCTGACGCCCATGGCCACCGCCGACACCCCCGAGAGCCTCAGCCCGGCCGAGCGGTACGCGGCCTCGCGCGCCCGCACCACCCGCTCCCAGGTCGGCTCGGGCACCCGGCTCGCCGAGTTCCGCTCCGGCCTCGGCTTCGAGCTCGACGACTTCCAGGTCACCGCCTGCCAGGCCCTCGAGGACGGGCGCGGGGTGCTGGTCGCCGCGCCCACCGGCGCGGGCAAGACCGTTGTGGGGGAGTTCGCCGTCCACCTGGCCCTCGCCCAGGGCGGCAAGGCGTTCTACACCACCCCGATCAAGGCGCTGTCGAACCAGAAGTACGCCGACCTGGCCCGCCGCCACGGCGCGCACAACGTCGGCCTGCTCACCGGCGACACCACCCTCAACGGGGAGGCGCCCATCGTCGTCATGACGACCGAGGTGCTGCGCAACATGCTCTACGCCGGTTCGCGCACGCTCGACGGACTGCAGTTCGTCGTCATGGACGAGGTGCACTATCTCGCCGACCGCTTCCGCGGGCCCGTGTGGGAGGAGGTCATCATCCACCTCGCCGACCACGTGCAGCTCGTCTCGCTGTCGGCGACCGTCTCCAACGCCGAGGAGTTCGGCGACTGGCTGGAGATGGTGCGCGGCGACACCGCCGTCGTCGTCTCCGAGCGGCGGCCCGTGCCGCTGTGGCAGCACGTCGTGGTCTCCGCGCCCGAGCCGCGCGGCGTCCCCCGCCTCATGGACCTGTACGCGGGGCATGTCGACCCCACCGACCCCGGCGTCAACCCGCCCATCAACCCCGACCTGAGCCACGTGTTCCGCGTCTCGGGCCGCCGTGACGACCCCGGCGCGCGGCGCGGGCCTGGCGACCGCGGCTACCGGGGCCGCGGCGGTCACCGGCCCGGCGGAGCGGTGGGCCTCGCCCCGCAACGGCGCACGCCGCCCCGGTTCGCCGTGGTCGACGCCCTCGACGCCGACGCGCTGCTGCCCGCGATCTACTTCATCTTCTCGCGCGCCGGATGCGAGGGCGCCGTGCAGCAATGCCTCGGCGCGGGGCTGCGCCTGACCTCCCCGGCCGAGGAGGCCGAGATCCGCGGCGTCGTCGAGCAGCGCACCGCGACCATCCCGCCCGAGGACCTCGACGTGCTCGGCTACTGGCCCTGGCTGCACGCGCTGGCCCGCGGCGTCGCCGCCCACCACGCCGGGCTGCTGCCCGTCTTCAAGGAGACCGTCGAGGACCTGTTCGCGCGCGGCCTGGTCAAGGTGGTCTTCGCCACCGAGACGCTCGCGCTCGGCATCAACATGCCCGCCCGCTCCGTGGTGCTGGAGAAGCTCGTCAAATGGGACGGCACGGCCCACCAGCCCGTCACCCCCGGCGAGTACACCCAGCTCACCGGGCGTGCCGGACGGCGCGGCATCGACGTCGAGGGGCACGCCGTCGTCGTCGACCACAGCGGACTCGACCCCGTCGCCCTCGCCGGCCTGGCCAGCCGCCGCCTGTACCCGCTGCGCTCCTCGTTCCGGCCCACCTACAACATGGCCGTCAACCTCGTCTCCCAGGTCGGCCACGACCGCGCCCGCGAGGTCCTGGAGACCTCGTTCGCGCAGTTCCAGGCCGACCGCGGCGTCGTCGGCCTCGCCAAGCAGGCGCAGGCGCACGCCGAGGCCCTGGCCGGGTACGTCAAAGCCATGACGTGCGACGTCGGAGACTTCGCCGAGTACATGGGCATCAGGCGCCGCATCAGCGCACGCGAACGGGACCTGTCGCGCGCCGCCTCGGGCACACGCCGCGCCGAGGCCGTCGCCTCGTTCGAGCGCCTCAAGCGCGGCGACGTCATCGAGGTTCCCTCCGGACGGCGGCGCGGGTACGTCACCGTGCTCGACCCCGGCCTTGACGAGCGCAGCTTCGACGGGCCGCGCCCCACCGTCCTGACCCAGGAGCGGCAGGTCAAGCGGCTCACCCTGGCCGACGCGCCGGGCGGGGTCAGCGTCGTCACCCGCGTCAAGATCCCCAAGGCGTTCAACGCCCGCCGCCCCGACGCCCGCCGCGACCTCGCCTCGTCCATGCGCAACGCCCTGGGCGCGCTGCGCGACGACCTGCCCGGCTCAGACCGGCGCGGCGGGCGCGGCCCGCGCCCCGGCCAAGGCCCGGGCAAGCGGCCGGACGCCGCCTCCGACAGCGAGCTGTTGCACCTGCGCGCCGCGCTGCGCGCCCACCCGTGCCACGGCTGCCCCGACCGCGACGACCACGCCCGTTGGGCCGAGCGCCACGACACGCTCGCCGCCGAGCACCACCGCCTCGTCCAGCGCATCGAGGGCCGCACCGGCACCGTCGCGCGCACGTTCGACCGCACGTGCGCCGTCCTGGAGAGGCTGGGCTACCTGGAGCGCGACGGCGAGTTGCGCGTCACCGCCGACGGCGCGTGGCTGCGGCGCGTCTACGCCGAGAACGACCTGCTGCTGGCCGAGTGCCTGCGCCGCGGCGCGTGGGACGGCCTGGACGCCCCCGGCCTGGCCGCCGCCGTCTCGACCGTCGTCTACTCCGGGCGCCGCGAGGACGCGGCCGAGCCCTACGTGCCCGGCGGGCCGCACGGCCGCCTCGCCTCAGCCCTCGACGCCACGACCCGCGTGTGGTCGGACCTGACGGACCTGGAGGAGCAGCACGGCCTCGACGCGACCAGCCCGCTCGACCTCGGCATCGTCGCCCCCGTGCACCGCTGGGCCGCCGGCAAGGGGCTCGACGCCGTGCTACGCGGCACCGACCTGGCCGCCGGGGACTTCGTGCGCTGGTGCAAACAGGTCGTCGACGTGCTCGACCAGCTCGCCCAGGCCGCGCCTACCCCCGCGCTGCGCGCCACCGCGCGACGCGCCAAGGACGCGGTGCTGCGCGGCGTCGTCGCCTACTCCAGCCTGTAGCGCCCGCTGGCCAGGCCCATGCGCACCCGCCGACCTCGACCGCGGCCGCGCGGCCTGCGACTGGCGGCGTGGGCCGCCGACTACGCCTACGCGGCCCGGCAACAGGTCCGCCACGCGCTCACCCCACCCCGCCTGCCGCGCGGCGGCGGACAGGGCGCGCCCGTCCTGCTGCTGCCGGGGATCTACGAGCCGTGGGACTTCCTACGCCCCGTGGCCGGCCGACTGGCCGCGCGAGGCCATCGCGTGCACGCCGTCGAGGCCCTGGGACGCAACGCCGGCCCCGTGCCCGCGGCCGCGCAGGTCGTCGCCGCCTATCTCACTGCGGCCGACCTGCGCGACGTCGTGATCGTGGCGCACAGCAAGGGTGGACTGATCGGCAAGAGCGTCATGCTCGGACCGGCGGGCGACCGGATCGCCGGCATGGTGGCGTTCGCCACGCCGTTCGCCGGGTCGGCGCTGGCCCGATACGCCGTCCGGCGGCCGCTGCGCGCATTCGACCCGCGCAACCCGGACCTACGCCACCTCGCCGCGCAGACGTCGGTCAACGAGCGCATCGTCGCCCTCTACCCCTGGTTCGACCCGCACATCCCCGGCCGCGCGCGGCTGCGCGGAGCCCGCAACCTCGACGTGCCGCTCGCCGGCCACTTCCGTCCGCTCGGGCGCCCGCTGCTCATCGACACGGTCGTGCGCGAGGTCGACCGCATCGCGGCCGCGAGCGCCGCCGAGGGCTGAGGCCGACGCGGATTGCTCCGACCGACCGTCATGGTCCCACCCCGTGAGGCGTCTACGAGGGCGAAGGTGGTTTGACGGTTTCGAGAAGGGACGCACGCTGTGCGGTGTGGTCGGCGCACAGGGACTCCAGAGTCCTGTTTCGCTCGGTTGACGACGGGTGACGACGCGGGAGGGTCCGTGTCCTCGCGCTGTCGGGGCGGCGCGCGCCGCGGGGAGGCGTCGGGATGCCGCGCCGTGGCGCGGTTGGCGGGAGTCCGTGCCCCAGGACGCCGATGGCGGATGGGCCGGTGAGGCGTCGCGGGGGCCTAGTGCGTTCGGCCGTGGTGAGTCCGGTACCGAAGTCCCATGGAGCCGGTGACGCAAGGGGGTTCCGCTCACGACCTGGGTGCGCAACCGTGAGATACGCCTGGGTACGACGGAGTGGTCCCCTTGAGGAACGGTAGCCCGCCTGCGAGCGACGCGGACCTCGTCGCGATCGTGCGCGCTGGGGACCCGTCGGGCAGAGCCTACGCGGACCTCTTCGAGCGGCACTGGCATGTGGCGCGGGCGGCGGCGGTGCGTTTCGGCGCGGGCGGTGACGCGGACGACCTGGCGCAGGAGGCCATGGTCCGGGTCTTCGTCGCCATCGCGTCCGGGGCGGGGCCCGACAGCGCGTTCCGCGCCTACCTGATCGCGGCGGTGCGCAATCTCGCGATCTCCAGGGCGCGTCGCACCCAGCCGTACCTGGCGGGTGACGCCATGGACCTGGAAGAGCTCGCGTTCTCCGGGGAGGAGGGGCGCAAGGCGGACGACGACGTCGTCGACAGGTCGCTGCTCGCCGCGGCCTTCCACAAGGTGCCCGACCGGTACCGCGCGGTGCTGTGGCACACGGTCGTCGAGGGCATGACGCCGCGCGAGCTCGGACCGCGTCTGGGCATGTCGGCCAATGGCGTCGCCGTGCTCGCCGCACGGGCCCGCGAGAGCCTGCGGCGGGCGTGGATCAGCGTCCAGCTCGACGACGGCGACCTGGACGAGCGGTGCGCGTGGGCCCTGCGGGCGTTGATCAGCCTGCAGCGTGAGGACGTGCTGGGACGCACGACCCGCGACCGACTCGCCGCGCACCTGCGCCAGTGCGCGCGGTGCCGCAAGTCCGCGGTCTCGGTGCGTGTGCTCGCCCGCTCCGTGCGCCGCCCCCGGTCTTCCGGCGGTTCCCGCACGGCCTGTCGATCGCCCACCTGAGAGCGCGATCCGCGAGCCGGCGCCGAGGCTCGGCCGGACACGGATCGCCCCCACCGGCGCGCGGCGCCGGGCTCGCCGGTGTCCGACGATGTGTCCTCGCACGTCGCATGTGCGCTGATCACGCCTTATGGTTCGCACGTGACATCGACCTTGTACCGCAACGGCGCGATCCACTCCTCGGCGGACCCGTTCGCCGAGGCGATGCTGATCGACGACGGCGTCGTGGCGTGGATCGGCGCGGACGACACCGCCGCAGGCCTCGCCGCGCGCGCCGACAGGGTCATCGACCTCGATGGCGCTCTGGTCGCGCCAGGGTTCGTCGACGCGCACGTGCACACGCTGGAGACCGGGCTCGCCCTGGAGTCCGTCGACCTGTCGCCCGCCAGCGCCGCGACTCGCGCCGCCGCGCTCGACGCGATCGCGGCCGGGGCGCGCCGCCTCGACGCGGCCGACCCCGACGGCGACGAGGTGCTGCTCGCCTTCGGGTGGGACGAGCAGGCGTGGCCAGAGGCGAGCGCGCTCACCCGCGCCGAGCTCGACGCCGCGGCCGGCGGGCGCCCCGTCTACGCCACGCACGCCGACGTGCACCACGCCGTCGTCTCGACCCGCATGGCCGCGAACGCCGGTCTGGAGGCGCTGCCGGGTTGGGACGCGTCGGGCCTGGTCATGGGGGAGGCGCTGCGCCGGGCTCGCGACGTCGCCCAGGACCTGTCGCCGGCGCGTCGCACGCGCGCCTACCGGGTGGCACTGGAGCGCGCGGCGGCGCTGGGCGTCGTGGCAGTGCACGAGATGTCGGCGCCGCACACCGACACGCGTGAGGGATTGCGTGAGCTGGTCGCGCTCGCCGACCAGATGCCCGCCCCGCAGGTGGTGGCCTACCGCGGCGAGCTGGTCGAGTCCGCCGACGACGCGCGCGAGCTGTTGGCCGCCCTGCCGTTCCTCGCGGGCATCGGCGGTGACGTCAACGTGGACGGCTCGATCGCCTCCCGCACAGCGGCGATGCGCCACGCGTACGCCGACCAGCGTGGTCCGCTCGGGCTCGGGTTGGACGACGACGGCCGCGGTCTGCTGTACCTGTCGGCCGACGAGATCGGCGCCCACCTGGCGGCGTGCTCGGCGGTCGGGGTGCAGGGCGGCTTCCACGTCGTCGGGGACCGGGCGATGGACCAGGTCGTGCTCGGGCTGGAGGTGGCCGCCAAGGAGCACGGGCCGGGCGCCGTGCGCGCCGCCCGGCACCGGCTTGAGCACGCGCTGTTCGTGGACGCCGCCGCGCTGGCGTCGCTGCTGCTGCACGGGGTGTCGTTGTCGATCCAGCCGGCGTGGGACGCCGTGTGGGGTGGGCCCGACGGCTTGTGGGCCGCGCGACTGGGCGGGGCGCGCGCGGCGAATATGTCGCCGTTCGCGGACCTGGCCGGCGCCGGAATCCCGCTCGCCTTCGGGTCGGACGCGCCCGTGACGCCACTGGACCCGTGGGCGGCGGTGCGCGCCGCAGTCTCGCACGACGACGAGTCGCAGCGCTTGTCGGGCCGGTCCGCGTTCCGCGCGCACACGCGCGGCGGATGGCGGCTCGCGGGCCTGGAGGGCACGGGCGCGGGGGAGCTGGCGGTCGGGGCGCCGGCGCACCTGGCCGTGTGGCGCGCCGAGAGCTACGGCGTGCGGTCCTCGGGGCGTGGCCTGTCCTCGTGGAGTGCGGAGGCCCGCGCCGGGCAGCCGGTGCTCCCGGACCTGGCGCCCGACGCGCCGCAGCCGCAGTGCCTGCAGACGGTGCGCGCGGGCGTCCCGATCTACGACACCTTCGACTGAGGCGCGCGGACGGCGGGCCTGGGGCTCCAGCCGGGTCGCGTACGCTGCCCGCGTGTCCCGTCCCCCCGCCACGTTCTGGGCCTCACGCCCCGTCACCCTGCTGTTGTCCGTGCCGGTGGGAGCGGCCCTGTGGGCGGCGTTCCCCGAC is a window from the Xylanimonas ulmi genome containing:
- a CDS encoding RNA polymerase sigma factor, with product MRNGSPPASDADLVAIVRAGDPSGRAYADLFERHWHVARAAAVRFGAGGDADDLAQEAMVRVFVAIASGAGPDSAFRAYLIAAVRNLAISRARRTQPYLAGDAMDLEELAFSGEEGRKADDDVVDRSLLAAAFHKVPDRYRAVLWHTVVEGMTPRELGPRLGMSANGVAVLAARARESLRRAWISVQLDDGDLDERCAWALRALISLQREDVLGRTTRDRLAAHLRQCARCRKSAVSVRVLARSVRRPRSSGGSRTACRSPT
- a CDS encoding amidohydrolase, giving the protein MTSTLYRNGAIHSSADPFAEAMLIDDGVVAWIGADDTAAGLAARADRVIDLDGALVAPGFVDAHVHTLETGLALESVDLSPASAATRAAALDAIAAGARRLDAADPDGDEVLLAFGWDEQAWPEASALTRAELDAAAGGRPVYATHADVHHAVVSTRMAANAGLEALPGWDASGLVMGEALRRARDVAQDLSPARRTRAYRVALERAAALGVVAVHEMSAPHTDTREGLRELVALADQMPAPQVVAYRGELVESADDARELLAALPFLAGIGGDVNVDGSIASRTAAMRHAYADQRGPLGLGLDDDGRGLLYLSADEIGAHLAACSAVGVQGGFHVVGDRAMDQVVLGLEVAAKEHGPGAVRAARHRLEHALFVDAAALASLLLHGVSLSIQPAWDAVWGGPDGLWAARLGGARAANMSPFADLAGAGIPLAFGSDAPVTPLDPWAAVRAAVSHDDESQRLSGRSAFRAHTRGGWRLAGLEGTGAGELAVGAPAHLAVWRAESYGVRSSGRGLSSWSAEARAGQPVLPDLAPDAPQPQCLQTVRAGVPIYDTFD
- a CDS encoding DEAD/DEAH box helicase: MATADTPESLSPAERYAASRARTTRSQVGSGTRLAEFRSGLGFELDDFQVTACQALEDGRGVLVAAPTGAGKTVVGEFAVHLALAQGGKAFYTTPIKALSNQKYADLARRHGAHNVGLLTGDTTLNGEAPIVVMTTEVLRNMLYAGSRTLDGLQFVVMDEVHYLADRFRGPVWEEVIIHLADHVQLVSLSATVSNAEEFGDWLEMVRGDTAVVVSERRPVPLWQHVVVSAPEPRGVPRLMDLYAGHVDPTDPGVNPPINPDLSHVFRVSGRRDDPGARRGPGDRGYRGRGGHRPGGAVGLAPQRRTPPRFAVVDALDADALLPAIYFIFSRAGCEGAVQQCLGAGLRLTSPAEEAEIRGVVEQRTATIPPEDLDVLGYWPWLHALARGVAAHHAGLLPVFKETVEDLFARGLVKVVFATETLALGINMPARSVVLEKLVKWDGTAHQPVTPGEYTQLTGRAGRRGIDVEGHAVVVDHSGLDPVALAGLASRRLYPLRSSFRPTYNMAVNLVSQVGHDRAREVLETSFAQFQADRGVVGLAKQAQAHAEALAGYVKAMTCDVGDFAEYMGIRRRISARERDLSRAASGTRRAEAVASFERLKRGDVIEVPSGRRRGYVTVLDPGLDERSFDGPRPTVLTQERQVKRLTLADAPGGVSVVTRVKIPKAFNARRPDARRDLASSMRNALGALRDDLPGSDRRGGRGPRPGQGPGKRPDAASDSELLHLRAALRAHPCHGCPDRDDHARWAERHDTLAAEHHRLVQRIEGRTGTVARTFDRTCAVLERLGYLERDGELRVTADGAWLRRVYAENDLLLAECLRRGAWDGLDAPGLAAAVSTVVYSGRREDAAEPYVPGGPHGRLASALDATTRVWSDLTDLEEQHGLDATSPLDLGIVAPVHRWAAGKGLDAVLRGTDLAAGDFVRWCKQVVDVLDQLAQAAPTPALRATARRAKDAVLRGVVAYSSL
- a CDS encoding esterase/lipase family protein, producing the protein MRTRRPRPRPRGLRLAAWAADYAYAARQQVRHALTPPRLPRGGGQGAPVLLLPGIYEPWDFLRPVAGRLAARGHRVHAVEALGRNAGPVPAAAQVVAAYLTAADLRDVVIVAHSKGGLIGKSVMLGPAGDRIAGMVAFATPFAGSALARYAVRRPLRAFDPRNPDLRHLAAQTSVNERIVALYPWFDPHIPGRARLRGARNLDVPLAGHFRPLGRPLLIDTVVREVDRIAAASAAEG